The window CCACGGAATCGGTGTTCTCGAAGAAACGCAGCCTGAACCGCAGACCCGGACCACCGGTTCATGACGATCTGGTCGAGCGGGACTTTACCGCCGCCGCACCGAACGAGCTGTGGCTGACAGGCATCACCGAACATCCCGCGGCCGAGGGCAAGCTCTACCTCTGCGCGGTGAAGGACGTCTATTCCGGCAGGATCGTCGGGTATTCGATGGACCTCGCTTGCTGTGGCGGCACTGGAGAACGCGGTGGGGGCACGCAAACCTGCAGGGACCGTGGGTCCCAGTTCCGGTCCCGCCGGTTCGTCGAATCGCTCCGGCACCATGGCCTGTCAGGGTCGATGGCGCGGACAAACCCGGGAGCACTTGGACCAGCGGTACAGCCCTTTGTCGCCGAGTTCGTGCCGCCGCACATGCCCTAGCGTCGTGGCGGGGCGGACGTCTTTCGCACGATGAGCCGCGGTGAGACCAAGACGTGCTCGGATTCGGTCCGGCCCTCGATCCTCGAGAGGAGCAGCTCCGCAGCTTGCCTGCCCATCTGGACGCCCGACTGGTCGACGGTGCTCAAACCGATGGGTGGGAGGCCCGTAGCGGGGATGTTGTCGTAGCCCACGATCGACATGTCGTCCGGTATATGGATCCCGGCCTCGAACAACGCAGTGTAGGCGCCAAGCGCGGCAACATCGGCGCCGCCGTGCAGGGCAGATGGACGTCGGGCCGGAGGCCTGGCGGCGAGTGACCGGCCGGCTTCCAAGCCGCTCTCAGTTCCCCACCGCCCCGGGACGTGATCGATGTACTTGGCCAGCCCGTGCTTTTCCATTGCCTGATCGTAGCCGTGGCGGCGGACTGTTTGTGGCATGCCTGGTTCGCTGTCGGGCTGTGTGTTGGCGAGCATCGAGATCCGCTCATGCCCTAGTGAAACAAGGTGGTCTACGATGAGCGCGCTGCCTGCGATGTCGTCGCTGGCGACGGTGTCAAAGTACTTCGCTGGTCCGTGGCGGCCCAGGACAACCACAGGGATGGTTCGGCCAAGCTTTTCCAGTTCATCATTCGGTCCGAATGGTGCGATCAGGACCAGGCCGTCCATCCGTCTGTCGACCATCGCTTCGATGAGTTTCTGCTGTGCGTCCAGGCCTTGTCGTGCCTGTCCGATGAGCACCTGGTACCCAAGTTCTTCTGCGACATCGCGGATGCCCTCGGCAAGGACTGAGAAGAAGGTGTTGGAAAGGTCCACCAGGAACACGCCCAAGGTATAGCTGTTACCGCGCATTCCGCGGGCCAGGGCAAGGGGGCGGTAGTTAAGGAGGGTCATTGATTCCTCGACTTTGGTCCGCATGGCGGGGCTGACCCCATAGGCATTGCGGAGGACCTTGGAGACCGCGGCGCGTGAAACGCCCGCGTGCTCAGCAACGTCGCTGATGGTGGCGCGCTTCAATTGCTCCGTCATGTGGATCCCCTCTTGAATGCCTTCTCCGCAATTGTAGATTGATCTACGAAAAAGTCTTGGCAAGTCCTGTGACATGACCTACAGTAGACAAACGTAGACCGATCTACACAAATCCACGCAGGGCCACAAGAACATTCATAGGGCCGGGTTTGAAACGTTCCACTGACTGTGAAGTCCGTGGCTTTACGAGGAGGTAAAGATGGCCGCATCGAGCAAGCAGCGCTGGGCCGCTCTGGCTGGGGGAGTGACAGTTCTGGCGCTGGCTCTGACCGGTTGCAGCGGCGGTAGTTCTACCGCCAATGGAGACGAAAAGACGATTACGTGGTTGGTGGACAATGCGGAAAACACCGTCGCCGCAGCGGAAAAGGTCGCTGAAGACTTCACCGCAGCGAATCCCGGCATCAAGGTGGAGGTCGAGACCCGACCGCAGGGTGGCGACGGCGACAACATCGTCAAGACGCGGCTCTCCACCGGTGACATGGCGGACGTCTTCAACTACAACACCGGCTCGCTTCTGCAGCAGATCAATCCCGAGCAGAACCTGCAGCCCATCACCAACGAGTCCTACCTGTCCAATGTCACGGACTCCTTCAAGCCTGTGGTGACGTCCGGCAGTGATGTCTACGGTGTGCCGTTCAGTACCGGCATGGCTGGTGCGGTGCTCTATAACAAGAAGGTCTACGAAAAGCTCGGCTTGTCCGTCCCCAGGACCTGGGACGAATTCATGGACAACAGCCGCAAGATCAAGGACGCAGGCATCGCGCCGATCATCCAGTCCTACCAGACCACCTGGACGTCCCAGCTCTTCGTGTTGGGTGACTTCGCCAATGTGGTCACCGCGGACCCCAACTTCCCGGCCGACTACACCGCCAACAAGGCCAAATTCGCCACGAACACTGCCGCAGTGAAGGGCTTTGAGCACCTTGAGGAGGCAGCGAAGGCCGGCCTGTTTAACGAGGACTTCGCCTCCACCACCTATCAGCAGGCACAAGACATGCTGGTCAACGGTGAAGGCGCTCAGTACCCGATTTTGAGCTTCGCCTTGAATAACATCCAGGTGACCTACCCGGACAAGCTGAACGACCTTGGGCTGTTCCCGCTTCCCGGCGATGACGCGTCAAAGAACAAGCTGACCGTCTGGATGCCCGGCGGCACGTACATTCCCAAATCTTCCAAGAACATGGAAGAAGCCAAGAAGCTTCAGGCATTCATCGCCAGCAAGGCCGGATGCGACGCCCAGACCTCTGCAGTGGGCGCAGCTGGCCCGTACCTTGTGAAGGATTGCGAGCTGCCCTCGGATGTCCCGGACGCAGTGAAGGACATGCTCCCGTACTTCGAAGATGCTGCCAAAAACAGCCCCGCATTGGAATTCCTGTCCCCGGTCAAGGGCCCCGCCCTTGAACAGATCACCGTCGAGGTCGGCTCGGGTATCCGCTCCGCCAAGGACGGCGCCGCCCTCTACGACGAGGACGTCAAAAAGCAGGCCAAGCAGCTGAACCTGCCTGGCTGGAACTAACCTCCGAAAACTACAAGCCGTCCGGGCTTTCCCGGCCCGGACGGCCCTTGGAGAGATCTCATGACACTCAACACCGCACCAAAGCCGACGGCGGTACGGCAGCTTCCGCAGCAGGCGCAAGCGAAACGCCGCAAGGGCAAGTCGCCCTACCCTTACTGGTTCTACCTTCCCGCGGCAGTGGTTTACACCGCACTGTTCCTGATCCCAACCTTTGCCTCCTTCTTCTTCAGCTTCACCCGCTGGAACCTGAACGAGTTCACCTGGATCGGCCTGGACAACTTTGTCCAGTTCTTCCAGGAACCCGCCCTCATCAAAGGGCTTACCAACACCTTCATCTATGGACTGGTGACGTCCACCCTCAAAGTGGTGCTGGGCATGCTCCTGGCAGTTTTGCTGACATCCCAGATCATCGCCCGGGGTTATCTGCGCTCCGTGATGTTTTTTCCGGTGCTGTTGAGCAGCATCGGCGTCGGTATCGTCTTCACGGCTCTCATGGACCCCCGGAACGGCATGATCAATGAGGCCCTCGCTGTAGCCGGCATCGAAGGGCCCGCCTGGCTCACCGACCCGGCGTGGGCGCTGCTTTCCGTAGCTTTGGTTGACGTGTGGAAGGGCGTTGGCCTTGCCACTGTCATTTACATCGCGGGCATCGTCTCTATCCCGCAGGAGTACTTTGAAGCGGCCAAGATGGACGGGGCCAGCTCCTTCAAGAGCTTCTTCAACATCACCTTGCCACTGGCCCGCCCGGCAACCGCTACGGTCATCATCCTGTCGCTCATTGGCGGACTCCGGTCCTTCGACCTGATCTGGGCCATGACCAAGGGCGGCCCGGGATTTACCTCGGACGTCATCGCGTCCGTTATTTACAAGCAGTACCAAGCCGGCTTCTACGGCCTGTCCACGGCCGGAAACGTGGTCCTGTTCCTCATTGTC is drawn from Arthrobacter sp. 31Y and contains these coding sequences:
- a CDS encoding LacI family DNA-binding transcriptional regulator, whose product is MTEQLKRATISDVAEHAGVSRAAVSKVLRNAYGVSPAMRTKVEESMTLLNYRPLALARGMRGNSYTLGVFLVDLSNTFFSVLAEGIRDVAEELGYQVLIGQARQGLDAQQKLIEAMVDRRMDGLVLIAPFGPNDELEKLGRTIPVVVLGRHGPAKYFDTVASDDIAGSALIVDHLVSLGHERISMLANTQPDSEPGMPQTVRRHGYDQAMEKHGLAKYIDHVPGRWGTESGLEAGRSLAARPPARRPSALHGGADVAALGAYTALFEAGIHIPDDMSIVGYDNIPATGLPPIGLSTVDQSGVQMGRQAAELLLSRIEGRTESEHVLVSPRLIVRKTSAPPRR
- a CDS encoding ABC transporter substrate-binding protein, whose translation is MAASSKQRWAALAGGVTVLALALTGCSGGSSTANGDEKTITWLVDNAENTVAAAEKVAEDFTAANPGIKVEVETRPQGGDGDNIVKTRLSTGDMADVFNYNTGSLLQQINPEQNLQPITNESYLSNVTDSFKPVVTSGSDVYGVPFSTGMAGAVLYNKKVYEKLGLSVPRTWDEFMDNSRKIKDAGIAPIIQSYQTTWTSQLFVLGDFANVVTADPNFPADYTANKAKFATNTAAVKGFEHLEEAAKAGLFNEDFASTTYQQAQDMLVNGEGAQYPILSFALNNIQVTYPDKLNDLGLFPLPGDDASKNKLTVWMPGGTYIPKSSKNMEEAKKLQAFIASKAGCDAQTSAVGAAGPYLVKDCELPSDVPDAVKDMLPYFEDAAKNSPALEFLSPVKGPALEQITVEVGSGIRSAKDGAALYDEDVKKQAKQLNLPGWN
- a CDS encoding carbohydrate ABC transporter permease, which translates into the protein MTLNTAPKPTAVRQLPQQAQAKRRKGKSPYPYWFYLPAAVVYTALFLIPTFASFFFSFTRWNLNEFTWIGLDNFVQFFQEPALIKGLTNTFIYGLVTSTLKVVLGMLLAVLLTSQIIARGYLRSVMFFPVLLSSIGVGIVFTALMDPRNGMINEALAVAGIEGPAWLTDPAWALLSVALVDVWKGVGLATVIYIAGIVSIPQEYFEAAKMDGASSFKSFFNITLPLARPATATVIILSLIGGLRSFDLIWAMTKGGPGFTSDVIASVIYKQYQAGFYGLSTAGNVVLFLIVTAIVLPLSMFLNRKEVEQ